The region TCAACCGAATCATTTTTAGTATTCAGAATTATCCAAGGTGCAGGTGTTGCATTCCTAAATGTATCTGCAATGGCAATGGTAGTTCATGCAGTTAAACCACAAAACAGAGGAAAAGCTTTAGGTTTTACAGTAACTGGAGTTTATCTTGCAACTTCACTTTCACCAGTCATCTGTGGATTTTTAGTTCATAATCTAGGATGGAGATCAATGTTTTACTTTGTGATTCCATTTTTAGTATTATGTATCATATTATTAATCTTAAAAATCCCTCAAGAGTGGACAACATATCAAGATGACACAATCGATAAAGTTGGATCTATTGTATATGCCATTGGAATTTTATCATTCATTTACGGATTCACTACTTTAATCACAACAACTGGTAAATTATTAACCGTTGCTGGAATTATTTTACTTTCAATATTTGGAGTATATGAGTTAAGGCAAAAATCCCCAGTTTTCAATATGAATCTGTTTAGAAACAAAAAATTCACATCATCCAACATTGCAGCATTATGCAGTTACCTTGCAATAATGGTTGTTACCACAATCCTAAACTACCACTTCCAGTACGTAAGAGGATGGGATGCACAAATGTCTGGCATGATATTAATTATCACACCAATTATCATGGCAATAATGGCACCTAATGCTGGAAAACTATCCGATAAGATACATCCACAGAAATTAGCTGCAATTGGAATTGGAATTGCTGCTGTTGCACTTGCAATATTGACATTCCTAACTGGAGACACACCTCTTTACATCGTAGTATTAGCTATGGTATTGCAGGGTATTGGTATGGGACTCTTCTCATCTCCAAACATGAATGCAATTATGAGTTCAGTTCCACCAAAAGATGCGCCAACTGCATCTGCATCACAGGCAACCATGAGAACAATTGGTCAAACAATGAGTTTAGGTTTATTAACACTTATATTCGCTTGGGTGATGGGTAGTTTAGAACTCGCTCCACAATATGCAACAATGATTGTGCAAGCATCTCAAATCATCTGTGGAATTTGTACAGTAGCTTGTGTTTTATCAATATTCGCATCACTTGTTGGAATTAAATCAAGTGATAAATTCAATACAGACAGATAAAATTGATGGAGATTTTTCTATCAATTCTTTACTTTTTTTTAACATTAATTTTCAAATATCATAAAAGACATATACTATTTTTAGAGTTGAATTAATATGGAAATTACAGCTGAGGAAATGAAAAAAACAATACAAAAAATATATGATAAACTAGATAAAGTATCTCCAGTTGATTTTGACTGCGGAAAGTTATGTGGTGAAGTATGTTGTGTTTATGATGAAGAAGACTATCGAAATGAAGATTTAGCATTATATCTATTACCTGGTGAAGAGTTGATGTATGAGGATAGTGATAGCTATGAGTTATATTATATTGATTCATCCGAAATAAAATACCCTCATTCCTGGAAAGGACAAATATATCTAGTTAAATGTATCAATCCACCAAGATGCGACCGAAGCATCAGACCTATTCAATGTAGAACATTTCCTTTAATCCCGCACATCAATAAAAAAGGAGAATTCCATTTGATATTTGATGAAAGCGAATTTCCATACAAATGCCCAATTGTCCATGACCACATAAAGTTAAACGATGATTTTATTAAAACAACTTATGAAATATGGTCTATGTTAATTTCCAATCCATTAGTCTATGATTTGGTGGATATGGACTCCAGAATGAGAGACAATAGAAAAACAGATTATGAAATAGTAATTTAACTATTTAAAATCAAAAAGATCATTTTGGAGTTGCCAATTTATTTCACCAACACCATTTTCTTTTAAAAATTCGTTTGCCAATCTAAAATGATTAGATCCTAAAAATCCCCTTCGTGCTGAAAACGGTGAAGGATGGGATGTAATCAAAACCAAATGATTAGGGTTTGTAATCAATTCCTTTTTCTTTTCTGCCTGTTTTCCCCAAAGCAAGAATACAATTGATTGTTTTTGGTTATTTAATATTTTAATTACATTATCAGTGAAAGTCTGCCATCCGCATTTGCTGTGGGAATTTGCATTGCCTTTCTCAACTGTCAACACAGTATTTAGTAGAAATACACCCTGTTTTGCCCATTTCTCCAAGCAGCCAGAATCAGGAATCGGATAATCATATTCATCATAGATTTCCTTGAAAATGTTTTTTAGAGATCTTGGAATTGGTCTGCCACCAAGTGTTGAAAATGCAAGACCATGAGCCTGGCCTTCCTCATGGTACGGATCCTGACCTAAAATAACTACCTTAACATTATTTAGAGGAGTTAACTTGAATGCATTAAATATGTCTTCATAAGGAGGATAGACTGTTTTTGATTCATATTGCTCTTCAATAAATTCCATAATCTTTAAAAAATAGTCCTTTTCAAATTCATCCTTTAAAGCCAAATCCCAATCATTACCAATCATAAAATATA is a window of Methanobrevibacter sp. DNA encoding:
- a CDS encoding MFS transporter, whose translation is MKIEFETYVIFISFITSFFAVFLSNGVVIGVPAIAQDFAMNNVIQNWVPTIFFLVVAVFTVPAGQISGKFGVKKSLLAGIIVFLLGSIGACIAFSTESFLVFRIIQGAGVAFLNVSAMAMVVHAVKPQNRGKALGFTVTGVYLATSLSPVICGFLVHNLGWRSMFYFVIPFLVLCIILLILKIPQEWTTYQDDTIDKVGSIVYAIGILSFIYGFTTLITTTGKLLTVAGIILLSIFGVYELRQKSPVFNMNLFRNKKFTSSNIAALCSYLAIMVVTTILNYHFQYVRGWDAQMSGMILIITPIIMAIMAPNAGKLSDKIHPQKLAAIGIGIAAVALAILTFLTGDTPLYIVVLAMVLQGIGMGLFSSPNMNAIMSSVPPKDAPTASASQATMRTIGQTMSLGLLTLIFAWVMGSLELAPQYATMIVQASQIICGICTVACVLSIFASLVGIKSSDKFNTDR
- a CDS encoding uracil-DNA glycosylase, which gives rise to MIGNDWDLALKDEFEKDYFLKIMEFIEEQYESKTVYPPYEDIFNAFKLTPLNNVKVVILGQDPYHEEGQAHGLAFSTLGGRPIPRSLKNIFKEIYDEYDYPIPDSGCLEKWAKQGVFLLNTVLTVEKGNANSHSKCGWQTFTDNVIKILNNQKQSIVFLLWGKQAEKKKELITNPNHLVLITSHPSPFSARRGFLGSNHFRLANEFLKENGVGEINWQLQNDLFDFK